In Agarivorans gilvus, one genomic interval encodes:
- the pgm gene encoding phosphoglucomutase (alpha-D-glucose-1,6-bisphosphate-dependent), translated as MAIHPLAGKPAQAEHLANIPRLVADYYLLQPDVSVREQQVAFGTSGHRGSSSKKAFNENHILAVSQAIAEYRLAQGTKGPLYIGKDTHALSEPAFCSAVEVFAANGVEVRYQEGLGYTPTPVISHAILAYNRLGKEQADGVVITPSHNPPEDGGFKYNPPNGGPADSDVTKIVQDRANEILANGLKDVKRLSYDEAIAMPSVVAIDYIKPYVDDLANVLDMEAIAKAKVKIGVDPLGGSGIDFWPVIAETYGLDIEVVNDRVDPTFAFMTLDKDGKIRMDCSSPYAMASLIALKDKFDVAVANDPDYDRHGIVTKSSGLLNPNHYLAVAINYLYSHRSGWSKDAAIGKTLVSSSMIDRVAASLGRELKEVPVGFKWFVDGLFDGSIAFGGEESAGASFLRKDGGVWSTDKDGIILALLAAEIIAVTGKDPGEHYQSFVSQFGEPVYKRIDAPASIEQKAVLSALDPAMVEAETLAGEAITAKLTAAPGNGAAIGGLKVVTENGWFAARPSGTEAIYKIYMESFKGEQHLALIEQEAQTIVSAALAKAGL; from the coding sequence ATGGCTATTCACCCTTTAGCAGGTAAGCCGGCGCAAGCTGAACACCTAGCAAACATTCCACGTTTAGTGGCTGACTACTATTTATTGCAACCCGATGTGTCAGTGCGTGAGCAACAAGTGGCCTTTGGTACTTCGGGACACCGCGGTAGCTCAAGCAAAAAAGCCTTTAACGAGAATCATATCTTGGCTGTGAGTCAGGCTATTGCCGAGTACCGTTTGGCACAGGGAACTAAAGGCCCTCTATATATAGGTAAAGATACCCACGCCTTATCAGAACCGGCTTTTTGTTCAGCGGTAGAAGTATTTGCTGCCAATGGCGTTGAAGTTCGCTACCAAGAAGGTTTGGGTTATACCCCTACGCCCGTTATTTCACATGCCATTCTAGCTTATAACCGCTTAGGTAAAGAGCAGGCCGATGGGGTAGTGATCACGCCTTCACATAACCCACCAGAAGACGGCGGCTTTAAATATAACCCTCCTAATGGCGGTCCAGCTGACAGTGACGTGACCAAAATAGTACAAGATCGCGCCAATGAAATTTTGGCCAATGGACTTAAAGATGTGAAACGCCTTAGCTACGATGAAGCTATCGCCATGCCTTCTGTTGTCGCCATTGATTACATCAAACCTTATGTTGACGACTTGGCTAACGTACTGGATATGGAAGCGATTGCCAAAGCTAAGGTTAAGATTGGTGTTGACCCACTAGGCGGCAGCGGTATCGATTTCTGGCCTGTCATTGCCGAAACCTACGGTTTAGACATTGAAGTAGTAAACGACCGCGTTGATCCTACTTTCGCGTTTATGACCTTGGATAAAGACGGAAAAATCCGTATGGATTGTTCTTCGCCTTATGCTATGGCCAGCCTGATTGCTTTAAAAGACAAGTTTGACGTAGCAGTAGCCAATGACCCCGACTACGACCGCCACGGTATTGTAACCAAGAGCAGCGGCTTGCTTAACCCTAATCATTACCTAGCTGTAGCTATTAACTACCTTTATTCTCACCGTAGTGGATGGAGCAAAGATGCAGCCATTGGTAAGACCTTAGTGTCTAGCTCGATGATTGACCGCGTAGCTGCAAGTCTAGGCCGTGAACTTAAAGAAGTGCCAGTGGGCTTTAAATGGTTTGTAGATGGCCTGTTTGACGGCAGCATTGCCTTTGGTGGTGAAGAAAGTGCGGGGGCTTCCTTCCTTCGTAAAGATGGCGGCGTTTGGAGCACCGATAAAGACGGCATTATCTTAGCTTTATTAGCGGCTGAGATCATTGCCGTTACAGGGAAAGATCCAGGTGAGCATTATCAATCTTTTGTTAGCCAGTTTGGTGAACCAGTGTACAAACGCATTGATGCGCCTGCCAGCATTGAGCAAAAAGCGGTGTTAAGTGCGCTTGATCCTGCGATGGTTGAAGCAGAGACGTTAGCTGGTGAGGCGATTACCGCCAAGTTAACAGCAGCGCCTGGTAACGGTGCGGCCATTGGTGGCCTAAAAGTGGTCACTGAGAATGGTTGGTTTGCTGCACGCCCATCTGGCACTGAAGCTATCTATAAGATTTATATGGAAAGTTTCAAAGGAGAACAGCATTTAGCACTAATTGAACAGGAAGCACAAACCATCGTTTCTGCTGCATTAGCTAAAGCTGGTCTATAA